Proteins co-encoded in one Flavobacterium fluviale genomic window:
- a CDS encoding helix-turn-helix transcriptional regulator: MSQNKNALIRYKTIDKCLQNKYRQWTLEDLIEECSEALFEYEGRQNPISKRTIQMDIQLMRSEKLGYNAPIVVYDKKFYKYEDEDFSITDIPLTETDMNVLTETVSMLKQFKDFSLFNDVSDILQRLEDKIYSEKSHTKPVIYLDKNEKLKGLHYLDEIYQAIIKKMVLIITYKSFKSAEETKFHFHPFILKEFNNRWFLIGKKKASQPITNLALDRIISIDYDFNLPYLEEDFDADSYYKDVIGVTVNSGLNARRIEIWVDASNAPYVLTKPLHTSQRLIKENEDGSIIVHLYVIPNYEMERLLLGFGSCLEILRPESLRNRMKKILQDAISRYDYENSTEINA; this comes from the coding sequence ATGTCACAAAACAAAAACGCCTTAATCCGCTATAAAACAATCGATAAATGCCTCCAAAATAAATACAGGCAATGGACACTCGAAGATTTAATAGAAGAATGTTCTGAAGCATTATTTGAATACGAAGGACGCCAAAATCCAATCAGCAAGCGAACGATTCAAATGGATATTCAGCTGATGCGAAGTGAAAAACTGGGTTACAATGCGCCAATTGTCGTTTACGATAAAAAGTTTTATAAATATGAAGACGAAGATTTTTCGATAACCGATATTCCGCTGACGGAAACCGATATGAATGTTTTAACTGAAACCGTTTCGATGTTGAAACAATTCAAGGATTTCTCTTTATTTAATGATGTATCCGATATTTTACAGCGTTTAGAGGATAAAATCTATTCTGAAAAATCACATACCAAGCCCGTAATTTATCTGGATAAAAATGAGAAACTAAAAGGACTGCATTATCTGGATGAAATATATCAGGCGATAATCAAAAAAATGGTCCTGATTATTACTTATAAGTCTTTTAAATCTGCAGAAGAAACCAAATTTCATTTTCATCCTTTTATATTAAAGGAATTCAATAACCGCTGGTTTCTAATCGGAAAGAAAAAAGCCTCACAGCCGATTACCAATTTAGCTTTGGACAGAATCATTTCTATTGATTATGATTTCAATCTTCCTTATCTGGAAGAAGATTTTGATGCCGATTCCTATTATAAAGATGTAATTGGGGTTACTGTGAATTCAGGGTTAAACGCAAGACGAATCGAAATCTGGGTAGATGCGTCGAATGCCCCTTATGTATTGACAAAACCTTTACACACTTCCCAGCGATTAATTAAGGAAAATGAGGACGGAAGTATTATTGTGCATTTATATGTAATACCTAATTATGAAATGGAAAGACTCTTATTAGGTTTTGGAAGCTGTCTTGAAATTTTAAGACCTGAAAGTCTGAGAAATCGTATGAAAAAAATACTTCAAGATGCCATTTCGCGCTACGATTATGAAAATTCAACTGAAATAAATGCATAA
- a CDS encoding glycoside hydrolase family 18 protein, translating into MKQITLIALFLMCFGISNTFAQKNKKMDIIAYYTGDSKLIDEYEVGKLNQIIFSFLHLKDGKLTVDSPKDSITIKHLVSLKAKNPELKIILSLGGWGGCEPCSAAFSTAEDRLKFAKSVKEISDSYKVDGLDLDWEYPAIEGLPGHLFQAVDKPNFTELVKILRSTLGKKYELSFAAGGFQKYLDESIDWKAVTPLVNRINIMSYDLVNGYSKVTGLHTPLYSTTPKEESTDRAVEYLLKQGVPAEKLVIGGAFYSRTWKNVENVNNGLYQAGEHIEGVNFKNFATTYTEANGWKYFWDDKAKAPYWYNASTKTFATSDDLKSIKAKAEYVKAKKLGGIMFWELTLDSFRDGMVNEIYKVKTAK; encoded by the coding sequence ATGAAACAAATTACTCTAATCGCATTATTTTTAATGTGCTTTGGTATCTCCAATACTTTTGCACAGAAAAATAAAAAAATGGACATTATTGCCTATTACACTGGTGATTCTAAACTTATTGATGAATATGAGGTTGGCAAATTAAATCAAATTATCTTTAGTTTTCTTCATTTGAAGGATGGAAAATTAACCGTAGATTCTCCTAAAGATTCAATTACAATTAAGCATTTAGTATCTCTAAAAGCTAAAAATCCGGAGCTTAAAATTATTTTATCTCTTGGCGGCTGGGGTGGCTGCGAACCTTGTTCTGCTGCTTTCTCAACTGCAGAAGACCGCTTAAAGTTTGCTAAATCCGTAAAAGAAATCAGTGATTCTTATAAAGTTGACGGTCTAGATTTAGACTGGGAATATCCAGCGATCGAAGGACTTCCAGGCCATTTATTCCAAGCTGTTGATAAACCTAACTTTACGGAACTAGTTAAAATACTGCGTTCTACATTAGGTAAAAAATACGAATTGAGTTTCGCAGCAGGTGGTTTCCAAAAATATTTAGATGAATCTATTGACTGGAAAGCTGTAACTCCATTGGTAAATCGCATCAATATTATGAGCTATGATCTGGTAAACGGATATTCTAAAGTTACTGGCCTCCACACCCCTCTTTATAGCACAACTCCTAAAGAAGAATCTACAGACAGAGCAGTTGAGTATTTACTAAAACAAGGTGTTCCTGCTGAAAAATTAGTTATAGGAGGTGCTTTTTACTCTAGAACATGGAAAAATGTAGAAAATGTAAATAATGGTCTTTATCAAGCTGGAGAACATATTGAAGGTGTGAATTTTAAAAACTTTGCTACAACGTACACAGAAGCAAACGGCTGGAAATATTTTTGGGACGACAAAGCAAAAGCACCTTATTGGTATAATGCTTCGACCAAAACTTTCGCAACATCCGATGATCTTAAATCCATAAAAGCTAAAGCTGAATACGTTAAAGCTAAGAAGTTAGGCGGTATTATGTTTTGGGAACTTACACTAGACAGCTTCCGCGACGGAATGGTAAATGAAATTTACAAGGTAAAAACAGCTAAATAA
- a CDS encoding META domain-containing protein, whose translation MMKKILTLVFVSSILLSCNVFKCKKKDAVSKLDGTWELNYITGPKITFEGLYPNKKPTIIFNTKENQVSGNNSCNSYTGKLAIDGNKIDFTQPMAVTKMMCLDGQQGEQTYMSTLQKITSYDITDDGKTLNFISGDIAMMRFTKK comes from the coding sequence ATGATGAAAAAGATTTTAACTCTCGTTTTTGTTAGTTCTATATTGCTTTCCTGCAATGTTTTTAAATGCAAAAAAAAGGATGCAGTTTCTAAACTCGACGGAACTTGGGAACTCAATTATATAACTGGTCCAAAAATTACTTTTGAGGGTTTATATCCAAATAAAAAGCCTACAATAATTTTTAATACGAAAGAAAATCAAGTTTCTGGAAATAACAGCTGTAACTCCTACACAGGAAAACTAGCGATAGACGGAAATAAAATTGATTTTACACAACCCATGGCAGTTACTAAAATGATGTGCTTAGACGGACAGCAGGGAGAGCAGACTTATATGAGTACACTTCAAAAAATAACTTCATATGATATTACCGATGATGGGAAAACTTTAAATTTTATTTCGGGAGATATTGCAATGATGCGTTTTACTAAAAAATAA
- a CDS encoding acyl-CoA dehydrogenase family protein — protein MADTIEKNVTRGGQFLVKETKCEDIFTPEDFSEEQLMMRDSVKEFVDKELWAHKDRFEKKDYAYTESSMRKAGELGLLGVAVPEEYGGLGMGFVSTMLVCDYISGATGSFSTAFGAHTGIGTMPITLYGTEEQKKKYVPKLASGEWFGAYCLTEPGAGSDANSGKTKAVLSEDGTHYLITGQKMWISNAGFCSVFIVFARIGDDKNITGFIVENDPSNGISMNEEEHKLGIRASSTRQVFFNETKVPVENMLSERGNGFKIAMNALNVGRIKLAAACLDAQRRVTSGAVKYANERIQFNTSISSFGAIRSKLAEMATSAYAGESASYRAAKDIEDRIAAREAEGTSHQEAELKGVEEYAIECSILKVAVSEDVQNCADEGIQIFGGMGFSEDTPMESAWRDARIARIYEGTNEINRMLSVGMLIKKAMKGHVDLLGPAMKVQEELMGIPSFDTPDFSELFAEEKGIIANLKKVFLMVAGSAVQKYGPELDSHQQLLMAASDILIEIYMAESTILRTEKLAKAQGEDKVQEQIAMAKLYLYKAVDIVNLRGKEGIASFAEGDEQRMMLMGLKRFTKYTNLPNVVALREKIAEKLVAENSYCF, from the coding sequence ATGGCAGATACAATCGAAAAAAACGTGACTCGTGGTGGTCAGTTTTTAGTTAAAGAAACAAAATGCGAGGACATCTTTACTCCAGAAGATTTCTCTGAAGAGCAGTTAATGATGCGTGACTCTGTAAAAGAGTTCGTTGACAAAGAATTATGGGCGCACAAAGATCGTTTTGAGAAAAAAGATTACGCTTATACAGAATCATCTATGCGTAAAGCGGGTGAATTGGGACTTCTTGGAGTTGCAGTTCCTGAAGAATACGGCGGATTAGGAATGGGATTTGTTTCTACAATGTTGGTTTGTGACTACATTTCTGGCGCAACTGGTTCGTTCTCAACAGCTTTTGGTGCACATACAGGTATTGGAACAATGCCAATTACACTTTACGGTACTGAAGAACAAAAGAAAAAATACGTTCCTAAATTGGCTTCTGGAGAATGGTTTGGAGCATATTGCTTAACAGAACCAGGCGCAGGATCTGATGCAAACTCAGGAAAAACTAAAGCTGTTTTATCTGAAGACGGAACTCATTATTTAATTACAGGTCAGAAAATGTGGATTTCTAATGCAGGTTTCTGCAGCGTTTTCATCGTTTTTGCCCGTATTGGAGATGATAAAAATATTACAGGTTTCATCGTAGAAAATGATCCTTCAAACGGAATTTCTATGAATGAAGAAGAACATAAATTAGGAATCCGTGCTTCTTCTACTCGTCAGGTTTTCTTCAACGAAACAAAAGTTCCTGTTGAAAACATGTTGTCTGAAAGAGGAAACGGTTTCAAAATTGCGATGAATGCTTTGAACGTTGGTCGTATTAAATTGGCTGCTGCCTGTTTAGATGCTCAGAGAAGAGTTACTTCCGGAGCTGTAAAATATGCTAACGAAAGAATTCAGTTTAATACTTCTATTTCATCATTTGGAGCTATTCGTTCTAAATTAGCTGAAATGGCGACTAGTGCTTATGCCGGAGAAAGTGCTTCTTACCGTGCTGCAAAAGATATCGAAGACAGAATTGCTGCTCGCGAAGCTGAAGGAACTTCTCATCAAGAGGCAGAATTGAAAGGTGTCGAAGAATATGCTATCGAGTGTTCTATCTTGAAGGTAGCAGTTTCTGAAGACGTTCAAAACTGTGCTGATGAAGGAATCCAGATTTTTGGTGGAATGGGATTCTCTGAGGATACTCCAATGGAAAGTGCCTGGAGAGATGCTCGTATCGCGCGTATCTACGAAGGAACAAACGAAATCAATAGAATGCTTTCTGTAGGTATGCTGATCAAAAAAGCAATGAAAGGACACGTTGATTTACTTGGACCAGCAATGAAAGTTCAAGAAGAATTAATGGGAATTCCATCTTTTGATACGCCTGATTTCTCTGAATTATTTGCTGAAGAAAAAGGAATTATCGCAAACCTGAAAAAAGTTTTCTTAATGGTTGCCGGAAGCGCTGTTCAAAAATATGGTCCAGAATTAGATTCTCACCAACAATTATTAATGGCAGCTTCTGATATCTTAATCGAAATCTACATGGCTGAAAGTACAATTTTGAGAACTGAAAAATTAGCAAAAGCTCAAGGCGAAGATAAAGTTCAGGAGCAAATCGCTATGGCAAAATTATACTTGTACAAAGCGGTTGATATCGTAAACTTAAGAGGAAAAGAAGGAATTGCTTCTTTTGCTGAAGGTGACGAACAACGTATGATGTTAATGGGATTAAAACGTTTCACAAAATACACTAACCTGCCAAACGTTGTGGCATTGAGAGAAAAAATTGCAGAAAAATTAGTTGCAGAAAATTCATACTGCTTCTAA
- a CDS encoding DUF4251 domain-containing protein: protein MKTKVYTLILFLTVWSFSITGQEKTKKELKEERELTKQNEIKALIDARNFVFEAQKVTPQGGRLIQLDYNIYFLKFKTDTTTCDLPFFGRGFNVAYNSDGGIKFEGRPTNIKVENKKKNTVLKATVRGRTDVYDLTFTIFFNGSTTLNVNSNNRSTITYDGIIYAPKSEEKKKKI, encoded by the coding sequence ATGAAAACTAAAGTATATACTTTGATTCTGTTTTTGACTGTTTGGAGTTTTTCAATTACAGGACAGGAAAAAACAAAAAAGGAACTCAAAGAAGAAAGGGAACTAACCAAACAAAACGAAATTAAAGCGCTGATAGACGCGCGTAATTTTGTCTTTGAGGCGCAGAAAGTAACACCACAGGGAGGAAGGCTCATTCAGCTTGATTATAACATTTATTTCCTAAAATTTAAGACTGATACAACAACTTGTGATCTTCCTTTTTTTGGACGTGGATTTAATGTTGCATATAATAGCGACGGTGGAATTAAATTTGAAGGAAGACCAACAAATATAAAAGTTGAAAACAAAAAGAAAAATACAGTTCTTAAAGCTACAGTACGCGGAAGAACGGATGTTTATGATTTAACTTTTACTATTTTTTTTAATGGAAGCACGACACTGAATGTCAATAGTAATAACAGGTCAACAATTACATATGACGGAATAATATACGCTCCGAAATCTGAAGAGAAAAAAAAGAAAATTTGA
- a CDS encoding MarR family winged helix-turn-helix transcriptional regulator has translation MKDKTIDYILRATWQAVSRMYNEEAAKYDATMATGFALLSMDKEEGTPSTALGPRMGMEATSLTRTLKSMEEKGLIVRKKNPSDGRGVLIYLTDFGKEKRDLSKNTVLKFNESVRKHVSDEKLKHFIEVSEIINELIQDKNIFNHTENTENE, from the coding sequence ATGAAAGACAAAACGATAGATTATATTTTGAGAGCGACATGGCAAGCTGTTTCAAGAATGTATAATGAAGAGGCTGCCAAATATGATGCGACAATGGCAACAGGATTTGCTCTTTTAAGTATGGACAAGGAAGAAGGAACTCCATCAACCGCTTTAGGTCCGAGAATGGGCATGGAAGCCACCAGCTTAACTAGAACACTTAAATCTATGGAAGAAAAAGGTTTAATTGTTCGCAAAAAGAACCCAAGCGATGGTCGAGGCGTACTAATTTACCTGACCGATTTTGGAAAAGAAAAAAGAGATTTATCTAAAAATACAGTTCTGAAGTTTAATGAAAGCGTTAGAAAACATGTTTCAGACGAAAAACTAAAACATTTTATCGAAGTTTCTGAAATCATAAACGAATTAATTCAGGACAAAAATATTTTCAATCATACAGAAAACACAGAAAATGAATAA
- a CDS encoding superoxide dismutase family protein, which yields MKKLMVSFAIIAAVVIGCKTNTKSGDAKTLTVALEPKSNSTVAGTAVFTEKNGKVTFTAKMTGLKPGVHAIHIHEKADCSAADGSSAGGHWNPTFKKHGKWGVGEYHKGDIGNFTADAEGNGSITFTTDEWCVGCGDSNKDVLGKGLIVHEGTDDFTTQPTGNAGGRAACAGIIK from the coding sequence ATGAAAAAACTAATGGTTTCTTTCGCTATAATTGCAGCCGTAGTCATTGGCTGTAAGACCAATACAAAATCTGGTGATGCCAAAACTTTGACTGTTGCATTAGAACCAAAAAGCAACAGTACTGTCGCTGGAACTGCTGTTTTTACAGAAAAAAATGGTAAAGTTACTTTTACGGCTAAAATGACTGGATTAAAGCCAGGAGTTCACGCTATACATATTCATGAAAAAGCTGATTGTAGTGCAGCCGACGGAAGTTCTGCAGGCGGACACTGGAATCCTACCTTTAAAAAACACGGAAAATGGGGAGTTGGCGAATATCATAAAGGTGATATTGGAAACTTTACTGCCGATGCAGAAGGTAATGGTTCTATAACTTTTACTACTGATGAATGGTGTGTAGGATGTGGAGATTCTAACAAAGATGTGTTAGGAAAAGGTTTAATTGTTCATGAAGGAACGGATGACTTTACAACACAGCCAACCGGAAATGCCGGCGGAAGAGCTGCTTGTGCAGGAATCATTAAATAA
- a CDS encoding four helix bundle protein — protein MHQFEKLKIWQKAMDITENVYKVCSELPSDEKFNLISQIKRCAFSIPSNIAEGSGRNSNNEFAHFLGIANGSTYELITQLMISKRLKLIAEEKISTIINELVEVSNMNFALQRSLKK, from the coding sequence ATGCATCAATTTGAAAAGTTGAAAATCTGGCAGAAAGCAATGGATATAACTGAAAATGTTTACAAAGTTTGTTCAGAATTACCCTCAGATGAAAAATTTAACTTAATAAGTCAAATAAAAAGATGTGCGTTCTCTATTCCTTCAAATATAGCGGAAGGCTCTGGTAGAAATTCTAATAATGAGTTTGCTCATTTTTTAGGAATTGCAAATGGTTCAACTTATGAATTAATCACTCAATTAATGATTTCAAAACGTTTGAAATTAATAGCTGAAGAAAAAATATCAACTATAATAAATGAATTAGTAGAAGTCAGCAATATGAATTTTGCGCTTCAAAGATCTCTAAAAAAATAA
- a CDS encoding HD domain-containing protein, with protein MNLEKIYSELLSNIGFSANEIQQNWLDLEKAYSKKSRHYHNLTHLKEMIESFETYSNRLQNPNEILFSIFYHDYVYSASKKDNELKSAEYALSILPENVDLNKQLVFDAICATQKHQQNEIEDINWLIDFDLKILAKDWDDYKIYFEQIRKEYRIYPDFLYKPGRAKALKHFLENEFIFQTEEFRSFYEEKARQNIEKEISILT; from the coding sequence ATGAATTTAGAGAAAATTTATTCTGAATTACTCTCAAATATTGGCTTTTCAGCAAATGAAATTCAGCAGAACTGGTTGGATTTAGAAAAGGCATATTCCAAAAAATCAAGGCATTATCATAATCTCACACATTTAAAAGAAATGATAGAAAGCTTTGAAACCTATTCTAATAGGCTTCAAAATCCGAATGAAATATTATTTTCTATTTTTTATCATGATTATGTTTATTCGGCTTCAAAAAAAGACAACGAACTCAAAAGTGCTGAGTATGCTTTGTCGATTTTACCTGAAAATGTCGATCTAAATAAACAATTGGTTTTTGATGCCATCTGCGCTACACAAAAACATCAGCAAAATGAAATTGAAGATATCAATTGGTTAATCGATTTTGATTTGAAAATCCTTGCGAAAGATTGGGACGATTATAAAATCTATTTTGAACAGATTAGAAAAGAATATCGCATTTATCCTGATTTTCTATACAAACCCGGGCGTGCCAAAGCGTTGAAACATTTTCTGGAAAATGAGTTTATTTTTCAAACTGAAGAATTCAGGAGTTTCTATGAGGAAAAAGCTAGACAAAATATCGAAAAGGAAATTTCAATATTAACATAA
- a CDS encoding 3-hydroxyacyl-CoA dehydrogenase/enoyl-CoA hydratase family protein, producing MKRTIKKVAVIGSGIMGSGIACHFANIGVEVLLLDIVPRELTEAEAKKGLTLESKAVRNRVVNEHLANSLKSKPSPIYSQKFASRITTGNTTDDMAKIANVDWIIEVVVERLDIKKLVFEQIEKFRKPGTLVTSNTSGIPIHFMSEGRSEDFQQHFCGTHFFNPARYLKLFEIIPGPKTSTEVLDFLNEYGSKFLGKTSVVAKDTPAFIGNRIGIYGIQSLFHLVKEMGLTIEEVDKLTGPVIGRPKSATFRTVDVVGLDTLVHVANGIYENCPNDEQHELFKLPDFINKMMENNWLGSKTGQGFYKKVDKDILSLDLDTLEYRAAKKANFATLELTKTIDKPINRFKVLVKGTDKAGEFYRKSFAGMFAYVSNRIPEISDELYKIDDAMKAGFGWENGPFEIWDAIGVAKGIEIMKAEGLEPAAWVNEMLSSGSESFYTVKEGATYFYNIPTKSQVKVPGQDSFIILNNIRESKKVWSNSGAIIQDLGDGILNLEFQSKMNTIGGDVLQAINKAIDLSEKEYQGLVIGNQAANFSVGANIGMIFMMAVEQEYDELNMAIKLFQDTMMRVRYSSIPVVVAPHGMTFGGGCEMSLHADKVVAAAETYMGLVEFGVGVLPGGGGSKEMALRASDLFRKNDVELNVLQEYFLTIAMAKVSTSGYEAFDTGLLQHGKDIIVVNKDRQIAEAKKHALLLAEAGYTQPIRRTDVKVLGKQALGMFLVGTDQMEAGKYISEHDKKIANKLAYVMAGGDLSEATLVSEQYLLDIEREAFLSLCTERKTLERIQYMLTKGKPLRN from the coding sequence ATGAAACGCACAATTAAAAAAGTTGCTGTAATTGGATCCGGAATTATGGGTTCAGGTATAGCTTGTCATTTTGCTAACATTGGTGTCGAAGTTTTACTTCTGGACATTGTACCGCGTGAACTGACCGAAGCTGAAGCTAAAAAAGGATTAACACTTGAAAGTAAAGCCGTTCGCAACCGTGTGGTAAACGAACATTTGGCGAATTCATTAAAATCGAAACCCTCTCCTATTTACAGCCAAAAATTCGCTAGCCGAATCACAACTGGAAATACAACTGATGATATGGCAAAAATTGCCAATGTTGACTGGATTATCGAAGTTGTAGTTGAACGTTTGGATATCAAAAAATTAGTTTTCGAACAAATCGAGAAATTCCGCAAACCTGGAACTTTGGTTACTTCTAACACTTCTGGTATTCCAATTCACTTTATGAGTGAAGGAAGAAGCGAAGATTTCCAACAGCACTTCTGCGGAACTCACTTTTTTAACCCTGCGCGTTACTTAAAATTATTTGAAATTATTCCTGGTCCAAAAACTTCTACGGAAGTATTGGATTTCTTAAACGAATACGGATCTAAATTCTTAGGAAAAACTTCGGTTGTTGCTAAAGATACTCCGGCGTTTATTGGAAACAGAATTGGTATTTACGGAATACAGAGTTTATTCCATTTGGTTAAAGAAATGGGATTAACGATTGAAGAAGTTGATAAATTGACGGGGCCTGTAATTGGTCGTCCAAAATCGGCTACTTTCCGTACGGTTGACGTTGTTGGTTTAGATACTTTGGTACACGTTGCCAACGGTATTTACGAAAATTGCCCGAATGACGAACAACATGAATTGTTCAAACTTCCTGATTTCATCAACAAAATGATGGAAAATAATTGGTTAGGAAGCAAAACTGGACAAGGTTTCTACAAAAAAGTAGATAAAGATATTCTTTCTCTTGATTTAGATACATTAGAATACCGCGCTGCTAAAAAAGCAAATTTTGCTACGCTTGAACTGACAAAAACTATCGATAAACCAATCAATCGTTTTAAAGTTTTAGTAAAAGGAACAGACAAAGCGGGAGAATTCTACAGAAAAAGTTTCGCTGGAATGTTTGCTTATGTATCAAACAGAATTCCTGAAATCTCAGACGAATTATACAAAATTGACGATGCCATGAAAGCTGGTTTTGGATGGGAAAATGGTCCATTCGAAATCTGGGATGCTATTGGTGTTGCCAAAGGAATTGAAATCATGAAAGCCGAAGGTTTAGAGCCTGCTGCATGGGTTAACGAAATGCTGTCTTCCGGAAGTGAAAGTTTCTATACTGTAAAAGAAGGAGCAACTTATTTCTATAACATTCCAACAAAATCACAAGTAAAAGTTCCTGGACAAGATTCATTCATTATTCTGAACAACATTCGCGAAAGCAAAAAAGTTTGGAGCAACAGCGGTGCAATCATTCAGGATTTAGGAGACGGAATTTTGAATTTAGAATTCCAATCTAAAATGAATACCATTGGTGGCGACGTTCTACAAGCCATCAATAAAGCAATCGACTTATCTGAAAAAGAATACCAAGGTTTAGTTATTGGAAACCAGGCAGCGAATTTCTCTGTTGGGGCCAATATCGGAATGATTTTCATGATGGCAGTTGAGCAGGAATACGACGAATTAAACATGGCGATCAAATTGTTCCAAGACACGATGATGCGTGTTCGTTATTCTTCTATTCCAGTTGTAGTAGCGCCTCACGGAATGACTTTTGGTGGTGGATGCGAAATGAGCTTACACGCTGATAAAGTTGTAGCTGCTGCAGAAACGTATATGGGATTAGTTGAGTTTGGTGTTGGTGTACTTCCTGGTGGTGGTGGATCTAAAGAAATGGCTTTAAGAGCTTCCGATTTATTCCGCAAAAACGATGTGGAGTTGAATGTTCTTCAAGAGTATTTCTTAACTATCGCTATGGCAAAAGTTTCGACTTCTGGTTACGAAGCTTTTGACACTGGACTTTTACAACACGGAAAAGATATTATCGTAGTAAACAAAGATCGTCAGATTGCCGAAGCTAAAAAACATGCTTTATTATTGGCAGAAGCTGGTTATACACAGCCAATTAGAAGAACTGATGTGAAAGTATTAGGAAAACAAGCACTTGGAATGTTCTTAGTAGGAACGGATCAAATGGAAGCTGGAAAATACATTTCGGAGCACGACAAGAAAATCGCTAACAAACTGGCTTACGTAATGGCTGGTGGTGATTTATCTGAAGCGACTTTAGTATCTGAACAATATTTATTGGATATCGAACGTGAAGCTTTCTTGAGTTTATGTACAGAGAGAAAGACATTGGAGAGAATTCAATATATGTTAACTAAAGGAAAACCGCTTAGAAATTAG
- a CDS encoding thiolase family protein produces the protein MKTAYIVKAYRTAVGKAPKGVFRFKRPDELAAETIQFMMDELPNFDKKRIDDVMVGNAMPEAEQGLNVGRLISLMGLKVEDVPGVTVNRYCASGLETIGMATAKIQSGMADCIIAGGAESMSFIPMGGYKPTPDYKVAAAGHEDYYWGMGLTAEAVANQYKISREDQDEFAYNSHMKALKAQAEGKFDKQIVPITVDQTFINENGKKETKSYVVKQDEGPRAGTSIAALSGLKPVFAADGSVTAGNSSQMSDGAAFVLIMSEEMVKELNLEPIARLVNFASSGVEPRIMGIGPVKAIPKALKQAGLELKDIDLVELNEAFASQSLAVIRELGLNPDIVNVNGGAIALGHPLGCTGAKLSVQLFDEMKRRGSKYGIVSMCVGTGQGSAGIYEVL, from the coding sequence ATGAAAACAGCATATATAGTAAAAGCATACAGAACAGCAGTTGGAAAAGCTCCAAAAGGTGTTTTTAGATTTAAAAGACCTGACGAATTAGCTGCAGAAACGATCCAGTTTATGATGGACGAACTGCCTAATTTCGATAAAAAACGTATCGATGACGTTATGGTAGGAAATGCAATGCCAGAAGCAGAACAAGGACTAAACGTTGGACGTTTGATCTCTTTAATGGGATTAAAAGTAGAAGATGTTCCTGGTGTGACCGTAAATCGTTATTGTGCATCTGGACTAGAAACTATCGGAATGGCGACTGCTAAAATCCAATCAGGAATGGCAGATTGTATCATTGCGGGTGGTGCAGAAAGCATGAGTTTTATTCCGATGGGAGGTTACAAACCAACTCCGGATTATAAAGTTGCCGCCGCAGGTCACGAAGATTACTATTGGGGAATGGGTTTAACTGCTGAAGCGGTGGCTAATCAATACAAAATTTCAAGAGAAGATCAGGATGAGTTTGCTTATAACTCTCACATGAAAGCCTTGAAAGCACAAGCAGAAGGAAAATTCGATAAACAGATCGTTCCTATTACTGTTGATCAGACTTTCATCAATGAAAATGGTAAAAAGGAAACTAAATCTTATGTTGTAAAACAAGACGAAGGACCGAGAGCTGGAACTTCTATCGCTGCTTTATCAGGTTTAAAACCAGTTTTTGCCGCTGACGGAAGTGTAACTGCGGGTAACTCTTCTCAAATGAGTGACGGCGCTGCTTTTGTTTTAATTATGAGCGAAGAAATGGTAAAAGAATTAAACCTTGAGCCAATTGCACGTTTGGTAAACTTTGCTTCTTCTGGTGTTGAACCAAGAATTATGGGTATCGGTCCTGTAAAAGCAATTCCGAAAGCATTGAAACAAGCTGGTTTAGAGTTGAAAGATATTGACTTGGTAGAATTAAACGAGGCTTTTGCTTCTCAGTCTTTGGCTGTAATTCGCGAACTAGGTTTAAATCCGGATATCGTAAACGTAAACGGTGGAGCAATCGCTTTAGGACACCCTCTAGGTTGTACAGGAGCTAAGCTTTCTGTTCAGTTATTTGATGAAATGAAACGCAGAGGAAGTAAATACGGAATCGTGAGTATGTGTGTGGGAACTGGGCAAGGTTCTGCGGGGATTTACGAGGTGTTATAA